Proteins encoded by one window of Methanothermobacter sp. K4:
- a CDS encoding tRNA (cytidine(56)-2'-O)-methyltransferase yields the protein MMDIRVLRLGHRKSRDARITTHVCLTARAFGASEVILSGEEDPKLMEGVDDVVKRWGGPFRVSYRRNWQGVIESWKQMGGEVVHLTMYGLPARDVIPDLRESPAGKMVVVGGARVPGKVYRLADYNVGVTNQPHSEVSSLAVFLHMLLDGGEFDLKFENPLIEVVPQAHGKKLIERGGDADAEGDR from the coding sequence ATAATGGACATCAGGGTTTTAAGGTTAGGTCACAGGAAGTCACGGGATGCAAGGATCACAACACACGTTTGCCTCACCGCAAGGGCCTTCGGGGCATCTGAGGTTATACTGAGTGGTGAGGAGGACCCGAAACTCATGGAGGGCGTTGATGATGTTGTTAAGAGGTGGGGCGGACCCTTCAGGGTGAGTTACAGGAGAAACTGGCAGGGAGTCATTGAGTCCTGGAAGCAGATGGGTGGGGAGGTTGTGCACCTCACAATGTACGGTCTCCCTGCAAGGGACGTTATACCGGATCTAAGGGAAAGTCCGGCAGGTAAAATGGTGGTTGTCGGGGGCGCCAGGGTCCCCGGGAAGGTCTACAGGCTTGCAGATTACAATGTTGGGGTGACTAATCAGCCCCACTCAGAGGTCTCATCCCTTGCAGTCTTCCTTCACATGCTCCTTGATGGAGGCGAATTCGACCTCAAATTTGAGAACCCCCTGATAGAGGTTGTGCCCCAGGCCCACGGTAAGAAGCTGATTGAGAGG
- the cobS gene encoding adenosylcobinamide-GDP ribazoletransferase: MDFLRKFAGLISFSTVFPVGSEATVEEIASLTIHWPLVGALIGAIVGSGGLLASLILPYPVVACAAYALAIWFTGFHHLDGLIDMGDALMSHGSFERKIEIMRDPRIGTGGLGLLIVVSSLTVASVYSLPSNIIFQGLLISEVSAKICLTGCALVSRPLDSGTGRHFIVAARSPLMAPVWILWSAAAYLLLGIPGALGVAVAAASGVFIGFTARRNFYWSTGDVLGASNEIGRMMGLLAIAAAIQLT, translated from the coding sequence ATGGATTTTCTGAGGAAATTCGCTGGTCTCATATCATTTTCAACCGTATTCCCGGTGGGTTCAGAGGCGACCGTTGAGGAGATAGCCTCCCTCACAATCCACTGGCCACTCGTGGGGGCACTTATAGGGGCCATTGTGGGTTCAGGGGGTCTTTTAGCATCCCTCATACTCCCATACCCGGTGGTTGCCTGTGCCGCATATGCCCTTGCCATATGGTTCACCGGCTTCCACCACCTTGATGGCCTCATAGACATGGGGGACGCCCTCATGTCCCATGGGAGCTTCGAGAGGAAGATAGAGATAATGAGGGACCCCCGTATCGGTACCGGTGGACTGGGACTTCTCATTGTAGTCTCTTCACTGACAGTGGCATCAGTATATTCCCTTCCATCGAATATCATATTTCAGGGCCTTTTAATTTCAGAGGTCTCTGCAAAGATATGCCTTACAGGGTGTGCACTGGTCTCAAGGCCCCTTGACAGTGGCACAGGAAGGCACTTCATAGTTGCAGCCAGGAGCCCCCTGATGGCTCCTGTGTGGATCCTCTGGTCAGCTGCAGCCTACCTGTTACTCGGGATCCCCGGCGCTCTTGGTGTTGCCGTGGCAGCTGCCTCGGGAGTATTCATCGGATTTACTGCGAGGAGAAACTTCTACTGGAGCACAGGTGATGTTCTCGGGGCCTCAAATGAGATCGGGAGGATGATGGGTCTCCTGGCGATTGCTGCAGCCATCCAGTTAACATGA
- the cobZ gene encoding alpha-ribazole phosphatase CobZ: MNGKLNLNGTEIVIESDLVRVSAESGLITASKTISTASKVTHELPGPPEVSRVGNVLSVFSAGDFLDVLVVCGERCGDRIPEILQLAVREVTSALGLLAEILESRVTVVSMPGDEGFSASDLKKSLRLSSQNMLLEGPRVEELLELHGVTAEAMVEAGMELVVGAEVTDELRERLRSEINRALGDLNVRVLLAAALHIEDDIRRRRLLGVDLTDDPAYLYSDEVMGMAVANQVAGTKAIFNFKRYDEEKPGVIGDLGPMVDDAVAGLIAGCMSRLFE, translated from the coding sequence TTGAATGGAAAGTTAAATCTTAACGGTACGGAAATTGTAATCGAATCTGATCTTGTGAGGGTGAGCGCAGAATCAGGGCTTATAACTGCCTCCAAGACAATCAGCACAGCATCCAAGGTTACCCATGAACTTCCAGGACCCCCTGAGGTTTCACGTGTGGGTAACGTGCTCTCGGTATTCTCTGCTGGAGATTTCCTCGATGTCCTTGTGGTGTGTGGGGAGAGGTGTGGCGACCGTATACCTGAAATCCTGCAGCTTGCTGTAAGGGAAGTGACATCAGCCCTGGGGTTACTCGCAGAAATCCTTGAGTCCAGGGTAACCGTGGTCTCCATGCCCGGTGATGAAGGGTTCAGTGCCTCTGACCTGAAGAAGTCCCTGAGGCTTTCATCTCAGAACATGCTCCTTGAGGGCCCGAGGGTTGAGGAACTCCTGGAGCTGCACGGTGTGACAGCTGAGGCCATGGTCGAGGCGGGTATGGAGCTCGTGGTTGGAGCTGAGGTCACGGATGAACTGAGGGAGAGGCTGCGATCCGAGATAAACCGTGCGCTGGGGGATCTGAACGTTCGTGTGCTTCTTGCCGCGGCACTGCATATTGAGGATGACATCAGAAGAAGGAGGCTGCTTGGAGTTGACCTCACAGATGACCCGGCCTACCTCTACAGTGATGAGGTGATGGGCATGGCGGTTGCCAATCAGGTGGCGGGCACCAAGGCAATATTCAACTTCAAGCGCTACGATGAGGAGAAACCAGGTGTGATAGGGGATCTCGGACCCATGGTGGATGATGCAGTCGCTGGACTCATAGCAGGCTGCATGTCAAGGCTCTTTGAGTGA
- a CDS encoding MJ1244 family protein, with amino-acid sequence MKVHLRVFVEVENLGRVMNILADEGVTGFYIVEYKGVSPTEWRGFSIKEDPESAISLIHDYARDAVLVCSVVDEELVEPIVARFSRELGDEKYTIIEIPIRRIIVNSPPE; translated from the coding sequence ATGAAGGTGCATCTACGGGTATTCGTGGAGGTTGAGAACCTTGGTCGCGTCATGAACATACTGGCAGATGAGGGCGTCACGGGTTTCTACATAGTTGAATACAAGGGCGTCTCCCCAACAGAGTGGAGGGGATTCTCAATCAAGGAGGACCCCGAGTCAGCAATCTCACTTATACATGACTATGCAAGGGACGCAGTCCTGGTATGCTCGGTGGTTGACGAGGAGCTAGTGGAGCCCATAGTCGCGAGGTTCAGCAGGGAACTTGGTGATGAGAAGTACACCATAATAGAGATACCCATAAGGAGAATAATAGTCAATTCACCACCAGAATGA
- the larC gene encoding nickel pincer cofactor biosynthesis protein LarC — protein MVTVIDPQLAGVSGNMMVGALIDMGAHPERTAEVMEEAASHFGGATVEVSEVKRSGLRATHVDVRADDSLSIGYMEFLKRLDRISHPGIDDEMLSMARAVFHTMAQAEATVHGVKLDEVHFHEVGAADAVADVLGSVFAYFDLNLHRDTVYTLPVAIGGGTVSGAHGKIPVPAPATVEILRGFPVTGGPVEMELATPTGAALLVNMVRGYRRFHPPMEIQATGYGAGDMDPDFPNVLRVVRGSEAVHHDMVTLLETNVDHLSGEVLGNLFESLMDAGALDVTLTPVIMKKNRPGQLIRVICRENDHEMILKRLFSETGTLGVRIFPQVHRGVLERRVMEAEVDIKGRRRARFKVGILGSRVVNARIEYEDARRISLETGIPLRDVIEMAEKQFRNFMEDKNGE, from the coding sequence ATGGTAACAGTAATAGACCCCCAGCTTGCAGGGGTATCAGGTAACATGATGGTGGGGGCCCTCATAGACATGGGAGCCCACCCTGAGCGTACAGCTGAGGTCATGGAGGAGGCAGCATCCCACTTTGGCGGGGCAACGGTGGAGGTGTCGGAGGTTAAGAGGTCAGGCCTCAGGGCAACCCACGTGGATGTGAGGGCAGACGACTCCCTCAGCATAGGTTACATGGAATTTTTAAAGCGCCTTGATAGGATCAGCCATCCTGGCATTGACGATGAGATGCTATCAATGGCAAGGGCGGTCTTCCATACCATGGCACAGGCAGAGGCAACAGTGCATGGTGTGAAACTGGATGAGGTCCACTTTCATGAGGTTGGGGCTGCCGATGCAGTTGCAGATGTCCTGGGGTCTGTATTTGCCTACTTTGACCTCAACCTCCACAGGGATACGGTCTACACACTACCTGTGGCGATTGGGGGAGGTACAGTGAGTGGCGCCCATGGAAAGATACCTGTCCCTGCACCGGCCACCGTTGAGATACTCAGGGGTTTTCCTGTGACTGGGGGCCCGGTTGAGATGGAGCTTGCAACCCCCACAGGGGCCGCGCTCCTTGTTAACATGGTCCGGGGATACAGGAGGTTCCACCCTCCAATGGAGATACAGGCCACAGGTTACGGTGCAGGGGACATGGACCCTGACTTCCCGAATGTCCTGAGGGTGGTGAGGGGCTCAGAGGCGGTGCACCATGACATGGTAACTCTACTTGAGACCAATGTGGATCACCTCAGCGGCGAGGTCCTTGGCAACCTCTTCGAAAGCCTCATGGATGCAGGGGCTCTTGATGTGACGCTCACGCCAGTTATAATGAAAAAAAACCGTCCAGGACAGTTAATAAGAGTCATATGCAGGGAAAATGATCATGAAATGATACTCAAGCGCCTATTCTCTGAGACAGGAACCCTTGGTGTGAGGATATTCCCCCAGGTTCACAGGGGCGTCCTTGAGAGGAGGGTCATGGAGGCAGAGGTTGATATAAAGGGGAGAAGAAGGGCCAGGTTCAAGGTGGGCATCCTGGGCTCAAGGGTTGTTAATGCAAGGATAGAATACGAGGATGCAAGAAGGATATCACTCGAAACAGGGATACCCCTCAGGGACGTCATTGAAATGGCCGAGAAACAGTTCAGAAACTTCATGGAGGATAAGAATGGAGAATAA
- the queC gene encoding 7-cyano-7-deazaguanine synthase QueC, which produces MSKAISILSAGMDSAVATALLASEYEIHALTFDYGQRSASMEIEHARKLAKHLGIEHTTIELPWLGRLGGSALTAGGEIPSPADLDDREECLETARRVWVPGRNIVFTAIGVSFAEALDADAVIVGWDLEEAETFPDNSAEFLDAFNRLLGIGTLRGVEVRAPLIGMTKREIVEVGSALGLPFELTYSCYSGGEVHCGVCESCMRRRRAFKLAGVEDPTGYLE; this is translated from the coding sequence ATGAGCAAGGCTATCAGCATACTATCAGCTGGCATGGACTCTGCAGTTGCAACAGCACTGCTAGCATCTGAATATGAGATCCACGCTTTAACATTCGATTACGGCCAGAGAAGTGCCTCAATGGAGATTGAACACGCCAGGAAACTTGCAAAGCACCTTGGCATTGAGCACACAACCATTGAACTCCCCTGGCTTGGAAGGCTTGGTGGTTCCGCCCTCACAGCGGGTGGTGAGATACCCTCACCAGCGGATCTTGATGACAGGGAGGAGTGCCTTGAGACGGCAAGGAGGGTCTGGGTACCCGGGAGGAACATAGTCTTTACAGCTATTGGTGTTTCCTTTGCAGAGGCCCTGGATGCAGATGCGGTTATAGTGGGGTGGGACCTTGAGGAGGCCGAGACCTTCCCTGATAACTCTGCAGAGTTTCTTGATGCATTCAACAGGCTTCTGGGTATAGGTACGCTCCGGGGTGTTGAGGTGAGGGCGCCACTTATAGGTATGACCAAGAGGGAGATCGTTGAGGTTGGTTCTGCTCTGGGTCTGCCCTTTGAGTTAACCTACTCATGTTACAGTGGAGGTGAGGTCCACTGTGGGGTCTGCGAGTCCTGTATGAGGAGGAGGAGGGCCTTCAAGCTTGCAGGTGTTGAGGATCCCACAGGATACCTTGAATAG
- the oadA gene encoding sodium-extruding oxaloacetate decarboxylase subunit alpha, which yields MKGIKVVETAFRDAHQSLLATRLRTGDMIPIAEEMDRVGFFSLEAWGGATFDTCIRYLNEDPWERLRELKEHIKRTPIQMLLRGQNLVGYKHYPDDIVRKFIEKSYENGVDVFRIFDALNDLRNMEYAIKVAREQDAHVQGVICYTISPYHTLESYVDFARELEALECDSVAIKDMAGLISPHDAYELVSALKEETDLMVDLHCHCTSGMTPMSYYAACEAGVDILDTAISPLSWGASQPPTESLVAALRDTPYDTGLDLRILKNIKKYFEEIRKKYSSILDPIAEQIDTDVLIYQIPGGMLSNLVSQLKEQNALDRYEEVLEEMPRVRKDMGYPPLVTPTSQIVGIQAVMNVLSGERYSMVTNEVKDYFRGLYGRPPAPVNEEVARKVIGDEEPIDCRPADILKPQYEECRKRGEEMGIIEKEEDILTLALYPAIAPRFLRGEVEEEPLEPPVEERAPSGDVPTVFHVEVDGDEFNVKVVPTGYMTIEEAEPEPVDVEGAVRSTMQGMVVKLKVSEGDHVNAGDVVAVVEAMKMENDIQTPHGGVVEKIYADEGERVEAGDILMVIK from the coding sequence ATGAAAGGGATAAAGGTCGTTGAAACAGCATTCAGGGATGCGCACCAGTCACTTCTTGCAACTCGCCTCCGGACAGGGGACATGATACCCATCGCAGAGGAGATGGACCGGGTTGGTTTCTTCTCACTGGAGGCATGGGGAGGCGCAACCTTTGATACATGCATACGTTACCTGAACGAGGATCCATGGGAGAGGCTGCGGGAACTCAAGGAGCACATAAAGAGGACTCCCATACAGATGCTCCTCCGTGGTCAGAACCTGGTGGGTTACAAGCACTACCCCGATGACATCGTAAGGAAGTTCATTGAGAAGTCCTATGAAAACGGCGTTGATGTGTTCAGGATATTCGACGCCCTCAATGACCTCCGCAACATGGAGTACGCCATAAAGGTTGCCAGGGAACAGGACGCCCATGTGCAGGGGGTTATCTGCTACACCATAAGCCCATACCATACACTTGAAAGTTACGTGGACTTTGCAAGGGAACTCGAGGCCCTTGAATGTGACTCAGTTGCCATTAAGGACATGGCAGGTTTAATATCACCCCACGACGCCTACGAACTTGTAAGCGCCCTTAAAGAGGAGACAGACCTCATGGTGGATCTTCACTGCCACTGCACAAGTGGTATGACACCCATGAGTTACTATGCAGCCTGTGAGGCGGGGGTTGATATACTTGACACTGCAATATCCCCCCTATCATGGGGTGCCTCACAGCCTCCAACAGAGAGCCTTGTTGCTGCCCTCAGGGACACCCCCTATGATACTGGACTCGACCTCAGGATCCTGAAGAACATCAAGAAGTACTTCGAGGAGATCAGGAAGAAGTACAGCAGCATACTGGACCCAATCGCCGAGCAGATCGACACGGATGTCCTCATATACCAGATACCAGGGGGTATGCTATCAAACCTTGTTTCCCAGCTAAAGGAACAGAACGCCCTTGACAGGTACGAGGAGGTCCTTGAGGAGATGCCCCGCGTCAGGAAGGACATGGGTTACCCACCACTTGTAACCCCAACGAGCCAGATAGTGGGTATACAGGCTGTTATGAATGTCCTGAGCGGTGAAAGGTACAGTATGGTCACCAATGAGGTGAAGGACTACTTCCGGGGACTCTACGGTAGACCACCTGCACCTGTAAATGAGGAGGTTGCAAGGAAGGTCATCGGCGATGAGGAGCCCATCGACTGCAGACCCGCAGACATCCTCAAGCCCCAGTACGAGGAGTGCAGGAAAAGGGGTGAGGAGATGGGCATCATAGAGAAGGAGGAGGACATACTGACCCTTGCACTCTACCCAGCCATAGCACCCAGATTCCTGAGGGGAGAGGTGGAGGAGGAACCACTCGAGCCCCCCGTGGAGGAGAGGGCGCCCAGCGGTGATGTGCCAACTGTATTCCATGTTGAGGTGGACGGTGACGAATTCAACGTCAAGGTTGTACCCACAGGATACATGACCATCGAGGAGGCTGAACCGGAACCCGTGGACGTTGAGGGTGCCGTCAGGTCAACGATGCAGGGCATGGTTGTGAAGCTGAAGGTCAGTGAGGGTGACCATGTTAATGCAGGGGATGTTGTGGCTGTTGTTGAGGCCATGAAGATGGAGAACGACATCCAGACACCCCATGGTGGCGTTGTTGAGAAGATATACGCCGATGAGGGTGAAAGGGTTGAAGCCGGTGACATCCTCATGGTCATAAAATAA
- a CDS encoding ATP-binding protein, with the protein MAKIIIDYDECDACGECVDVCPMEVLIIVDGKLKVQHPEECNECEVCMDVCPSECIEVEED; encoded by the coding sequence ATGGCAAAGATAATCATAGATTATGATGAATGTGATGCATGCGGAGAATGTGTCGATGTATGCCCTATGGAGGTACTCATAATAGTTGATGGTAAACTCAAGGTCCAGCACCCTGAGGAGTGCAATGAATGTGAGGTATGCATGGACGTATGTCCAAGTGAATGCATAGAGGTTGAGGAGGACTGA
- a CDS encoding inositol-3-phosphate synthase produces MDKIKIAIVGVGNCASSLIQGIYYYRNKDARDSIGLMHWDIGGYRPGDIEVVAAFDVDKRKVGKDLSEAIFAAPNCTTVFCDDIPRMGVEVSMGHVLDGVAPHMKDYPEDQTFIVADDEPADVVEVLRKSGAEILLNYLPVGSEEAARFYAECALEAGVAYINNMPVFIASDPEWAARFKDRGIPVVGDDIKAQLGATITHRTLANLFKKRGVRLDRTYQINTGGNTDFLNMLNRDRLDSKKESKTEAVQSILGEERLDEENIHIGPSDYIPWQKDNKICFLRMEGRLFGDVPMNLELRLSVEDSPNSAGCVIDAIRCCKLAIDRGVGGPLTSISAYTMKHPPVQYTDDVAAGMVDEFIEGKRER; encoded by the coding sequence TTGGATAAGATAAAAATTGCAATAGTCGGTGTGGGAAACTGTGCCAGCTCCCTGATTCAGGGGATATACTATTACCGTAACAAGGATGCCCGTGATTCAATAGGACTCATGCACTGGGATATAGGAGGTTACAGGCCGGGGGACATTGAGGTTGTGGCGGCCTTCGATGTGGATAAGAGGAAGGTTGGTAAGGATCTGAGTGAGGCCATATTCGCAGCCCCCAACTGCACGACGGTATTCTGTGATGATATACCCAGGATGGGTGTCGAGGTATCCATGGGGCACGTCCTTGATGGTGTGGCGCCCCACATGAAGGATTACCCTGAAGATCAGACCTTCATTGTCGCAGATGACGAACCCGCTGATGTTGTGGAGGTCCTCAGGAAAAGCGGGGCTGAGATACTCCTCAACTATCTACCCGTGGGATCAGAGGAGGCTGCAAGGTTCTACGCTGAGTGCGCCCTTGAGGCAGGGGTTGCCTACATAAACAACATGCCTGTCTTCATAGCCAGTGACCCTGAGTGGGCTGCAAGATTTAAAGACAGGGGGATACCTGTGGTTGGTGATGATATAAAGGCCCAGCTCGGGGCCACCATAACCCACAGAACCCTGGCAAACCTCTTCAAAAAGAGGGGTGTCAGGCTTGATCGGACATATCAGATAAACACCGGTGGAAACACTGACTTCCTCAACATGCTTAACCGTGACAGGCTTGACTCAAAGAAGGAATCCAAGACCGAAGCAGTTCAATCAATACTGGGCGAGGAAAGGCTGGACGAGGAGAACATCCACATAGGCCCCAGCGACTACATACCCTGGCAGAAGGACAATAAGATCTGCTTCCTCAGGATGGAGGGTAGACTCTTCGGGGATGTCCCCATGAACCTTGAGCTTAGGCTGAGTGTTGAGGACTCACCCAACTCTGCTGGATGCGTCATTGACGCCATAAGGTGCTGCAAGCTTGCAATTGACCGTGGAGTGGGAGGACCCCTCACATCAATATCCGCCTATACCATGAAGCATCCTCCGGTGCAGTACACCGATGATGTGGCCGCCGGTATGGTGGATGAGTTCATTGAGGGTAAAAGAGAGAGGTAA